Proteins from one Fragaria vesca subsp. vesca linkage group LG6, FraVesHawaii_1.0, whole genome shotgun sequence genomic window:
- the LOC101313238 gene encoding putative ribonuclease H protein At1g65750-like yields the protein MSSVLNSVEARVTAEMNEQLLLPCEDGEIKAALFHMCPSKSPGPDGASFENANLTHLCLIPKIKEPKEASHFQPITLCNVLIRIASKVVENRLKCLLPDIISPLQSAYVPGKLISDNTLIATEVAHFMHALRKQQEGFFSLKLDISKAYDRLEWHFLEAKLLNLGFAQAWVTQIMLGVTSVQYSILLNGKPTEVISPSRGIRQGDPLSPYLFILCAEGLSSLISKVVADYTIKGLKLSPQAPILHHLFFADDSFIFGAAEADECQRFRTLLNMYESASGQKINYQKSSVVFRRNVSPENQSELAAILQVQLSTEHDRYLGLPLRVGKSKTQIFAYIKEKLSNKLLGWKAKLLSVAGKEVLIKAVAQTMPLYAMNCYLLPKTLCEDIHQLCAAMLAKQAWRLVKFPNSLVAQVFKARYYPYCSFWEAQLSEHPSFSWRSNFQSRPVLQAGIQWKIGDGAQINIWNDAWIPNCPKYLIHKPNSCQLNLVQDLIDPQSRTWNNVKVQQCFPNAISKKILCIPLSNTVIADRLTWKQERRGNYSVKTAYWIARAIVMPNALASSSSGDPFEPLWKKLWQSKIPGKVLICAWRACNNILPTRARLTIKGYTGPVKCVSCPHWYEDIAHIMCACPLAKDILSRGPLKLSAIWSPIFDFKEWMLEQALSLSTEKFAKLLMVIWGLWRNRNNTFWSQKPQFAADILCGTMAWYYEFVEATKPLVPKKNQQTRPRWSPPAVGVLKLNVDGAFLHNNTDGGIGGILRNSHGHAIAAFAYHLTNVTSPKQVELEAIRTGLQWMHKLGYHDYEIQTDCQLVVQDIVATDFLLMEYGNILADIHVALNRMRNVKITFAARTTNCVAHRLASFAFEQSNQLEWLDSMPIMLREVLRYDCTNI from the exons ATGAGTTCAGTTTTAAACTCAGTGGAAGCTAGAGTCACTGCTGAGATGAATGAGCAACTGCTTTTGCCGTGTGAAGATGGGGAAATCAAAGCAGCTTTATTTCATATGTGTCCTTCAAAAAGCCCCGGCCCGGATG GTGCTAGCTTTGAAAATGCCAACCTCACTCACTTATGCCTCATTCCAAAGATCAAAGAGCCAAAAGAAGCGAGTCACTTTCAACCAATTACTCTATGCAATGTCCTCATTAGAATTGCCTCCAAAGTGGTAGAAAATAGACTCAAATGTCTATTACCTGACATTATTTCTCCATTACAAAGTGCTTATGTCCCTGGCAAGTTAATATCGGATAACACTTTAATTGCTACAGAGGTAGCCCACTTTATGCATGCGCTTCGGAAACAACAAGAAGGTTTCTTCTCCTTGAAGTTGGATATTTCAAAAGCTTATGATAGGCTAGAGTGGCATTTTCTTGAAGCCAAGTTGTTGAATCTTGGTTTTGCCCAAGCTTGGGTCACTCAGATCATGCTTGGTGTCACTTCTGTCCAATACTCCATCTTACTGAATGGCAAACCCACTGAAGTCATTTCTCCCTCTCGAGGTATTAGGCAAGGGGATCCATTATCACCTTACTTATTCATTCTGTGTGCAGAAGGGCTCTCATCCCTCATCTCTAAAGTTGTAGCAGATTACACTATAAAGGGTTTGAAATTAAGTCCTCAAGCTCCAATTCTGCATCATCTGTTTTTTGCAGATGATAGTTTTATTTTTGGTGCAGCCGAGGCAGATGAATGTCAGAGGTTTAGAACACTCCTCAACATGTATGAAAGTGCTTCTGGACAAAAAATAAATTATCAGAAGAGCAGTGTGGTTTTTAGAAGAAATGTCTCTCCTGAGAATCAAAGTGAGTTGGCTGCTATTCTACAAGTCCAACTATCAACTGAACATGACAGGTATCTAGGTCTTCCTCTTCGAGTTGGAAAATCCAAAACTCAAATTTTTGCGTACATCAAAGAAAAGCTCTCAAACAAGTTACTTGGTTGGAAAGCAAAACTTCTCAGTGTTGCAGGCAAAGAGGTTTTAATCAAGGCAGTAGCTCAAACTATGCCACTTTATGCTATGAACTGTTACTTATTGCCAAAGACCCTTTGTGAAGACATTCATCAGCTATGTGCAG CAATGCTAGCTAAACAAGCATGGAGGCTGGTTAAATTCCCAAACTCTCTGGTGGCTCAGGTTTTTAAAGCTAGGTACTACCCGTACTGTTCATTTTGGGAAGCTCAACTTAGTGAGCATCCTTCCTTTTCTTGGAGGAGTAATTTTCAGAGCAGACCTGTCTTGCAAGCAGGTATACAATGGAAAATTGGAGATGGTGCTCAGATTAATATTTGGAATGATGCCTGGATACCAAACTGCCCCAAGTACCTAATTCACAAACCAAATTCATGTCAACTGAATCTAGTTCAAGACCTCATTGATCCTCAGTCCAGAACTTGGAATAATGTAAAGGTACAACAATGCTTCCCTAATGCTATCAGTAAAAAAATATTGTGCATTCCATTGAGTAATACAGTTATAGCTGATCGACTTACCTGGAAACAAGAAAGAAGAGGTAATTATTCAGTCAAAACTGCTTATTGGATTGCAAGAGCTATTGTCATGCCAAATGCTCTTGCCTCATCTTCTTCTGGTGATCCATTTGAACCTCTCTGGAAGAAATTGTGGCAATCGAAAATTCCAGGTAAAGTACTCATTTGTGCTTGGAGAGCATGTAATAATATTTTGCCCACTAGAGCTCGCTTAACCATAAAAGGTTATACTGGTCCAGTGAAGTGTGTCTCCTGCCCTCATTGGTATGAAGATATTGCTCATATCATGTGTGCTTGTCCCTTAGCAAAAGACATTTTATCCAGGGGGCCTCTCAAGCTATCTGCTATCTGGTCACCTATTTTTGACTTTAAAGAATGGATGCTTGAACAAGCATTGTCTCTCTCAACTGAAAAGTTTGCAAAATTGCTGATGGTAATATGGGGTTTATGGAGAAACAGGAATAATACTTTTTGGTCCCAAAAACCCCAATTTGCAGCTGATATTTTGTGTGGTACTATGGCTTGGTATTATGAGTTTGTGGAAGCTACTAAACCTCTTGTTCCAAAGAAAAATCAGCAAACCAGACCTAGATGGAGTCCACCAGCAGTCGGAGTCCTAAAACTAAATGTTGATGGAGCATTTCTGCATAACAATACTGATGGTGGTATTGGTGGCATTCTCAGAAATTCACATGGTCATGCCATTGCTGCTTTCGCTTATCATCTCACAAATGTCACTTCTCCAAAGCAAGTTGAATTGGAAGCAATTCGAACTGGTTTACAATGGATGCACAAGCTGGGATATCATGACTATGAGATTCAAACAGACTGCCAGCTTGTTGTTCAAGACATTGTGGCCACAGACTTCTTGCTAATGGAGTATGGTAATATTCTAGCTGACATTCATGTTGCTCTTAATAGAATGAGAAATGTCAAGATCACCTTTGCTGCTAGAACTACAAATTGTGTAGCTCATAGACTAGCTAGTTTTGCTTTTGAACAATCGAATCAGCTTGAATGGCTGGATTCTATGCCTATCATGCTTAGAGAGGTTCTAAGGTATGATTGTACCAACATATGA
- the LOC101304400 gene encoding probable xyloglucan endotransglucosylase/hydrolase protein 16-like — MSSCNISRMLLLSLFITSLLAMTASAGNFFQDFDITFGDQRAKILEGGQFLTLNLDKYSGSGFKSKKEYLFGRIDMQIKLVPGNSAGTVTTYYLSSEGPTHDEIDFEFLGNSSGNPYTLHTNVFSQGKGDREQQFHLWFDPTKAFHTYSFVWNSQRIIFLVDNIPIRVFNNLESFGVPFPKNQPMRVYSSLWNADDWATQGGRVKTDWTQAPFYCFIPKPYKANACVAGSSSSSCGVATTASTDSTQQGAWQTQTLDAAGRNRLRWVQQKFMVYNYCSDLKRFPQGLPVECKRSRF; from the exons ATGTCTTCCTGTAACATCTCCAGGATGCTGCTTCTTTCGTTGTTCATCACCTCTCTTCTAGCCATGACTGCCTCAGCTGGTAATTTCTTTCAAGACTTTGATATCACATTCGGCGATCAACGCGCTAAGATACTCGAAGGAGGACAGTTTCTCACGCTCAACCTCGACAAGTATTCCGGGTCTGGCTTCAAATCCAAGAAAGAGTACTTGTTCGGAAGGATCGACATGCAAATCAAGCTCGTGCCTGGTAACTCAGCTGGCACTGTTACTACATACTAT TTATCTTCTGAAGGTCCAACTCATGATGAAATCGACTTCGAGTTTTTGGGCAACTCATCTGGAAATCCCTACACTCTCCACACCAATGTATTCAGTCAGGGAAAAGGGGACAGAGAACAACAATTCCATCTTTGGTTTGATCCCACAAAGGCCTTCCACACCTACTCATTTGTCTGGAACTCCCAACGCATTAT ATTCTTGGTCGACAACATTCCAATCAGAGTGTTCAACAACTTGGAATCATTTGGTGTTCCATTCCCCAAAAACCAACCAATGAGGGTTTACTCAAGTCTGTGGAATGCCGACGACTGGGCTACACAAGGCGGGCGTGTGAAGACTGACTGGACTCAAGCTCCTTTCTACTGCTTCATACCGAAACCTTACAAGGCCAATGCTTGTGTTGCTGGATCATCCTCCTCCTCATGCGGTGTCGCCACCACTGCATCGACTGATTCAACACAACAGGGTGCATGGCAGACTCAAACGCTTGATGCTGCAGGGCGAAATAGGCTTCGATGGGTGCAACAAAAGTTCATGGTGTACAACTACTGCTCTGACCTCAAAAGATTTCCCCAAGGCCTTCCAGTCGAATGCAAGCGATCGAGGTTCTAG
- the LOC101304112 gene encoding probable xyloglucan endotransglucosylase/hydrolase protein 16-like produces MSSSKVPMVLLLSLFITSLLAMIASAGNFLQDFDVTFGDQRVKILEGGKSLTLNLDQYSGSGFKSKNEYLFGRIDMQIKLVPGNSAGTVTTYYLSSEGPTHDEIDFEFLGNSSGNPYTLHTNVFSQGKGDREQQFHLWFDPTKAFHTYSFVWNSQRIIFLVDNIPIRVFNNLESFGIPFPKNQPMRIYSSLWNADDWATQGGRVKTDWTQAPFTASYRNFKANACVAGSSSSSSCGVATTASTNSLTDQQSAWQTQTLDAAGRNRLRWVQHKFMVYNYCSDRKRFPQGVPAECKRSRF; encoded by the exons ATGTCTTCTTCTAAGGTCCCCATGGTGCTTCTTCTTTCTCTGTTCATCACTTCTCTTCTAGCCATGATCGCCTCAGCTGGCAATTTCTTACAAGATTTTGACGTGACGTTTGGTGATCAACGCGTTAAGATACTCGAAGGAGGAAAATCTCTCACGCTCAACCTCGACCAGTATTCTGGCTCTGGTTTCAAATCCAAGAACGAGTACTTATTCGGAAGGATCGACATGCAGATCAAACTTGTGCCTGGAAACTCAGCTGGAACTGTCACTACATACTAT TTATCTTCTGAAGGACCAACGCATGATGAAATCGACTTTGAGTTTTTGGGCAACTCATCTGGAAATCCATACACTCTCCACACCAATGTGTTCAGTCAGGGCAAAGGGGACAGAGAACAACAATTCCATCTTTGGTTTGATCCCACAAAGGCCTTCCACACCTACTCATTTGTCTGGAACTCCCAACGCATTAT ATTCTTGGTAGACAACATTCCAATCAGAGTGTTCAACAACTTGGAATCATTTGGAATTCCATTCCCTAAGAACCAGCCTATGAGGATATACTCAAGTTTGTGGAATGCTGATGACTGGGCCACACAAGGCGGGCGTGTGAAGACCGATTGGACTCAGGCACCTTTCACTGCTTCGTACAGAAATTTCAAGGCCAATGCTTGTGTTGCTGGCTCATCCTCCTCCTCCTCCTGCGGTGTCGCCACGACTGCATCAACTAATTCCCTAACAGATCAACAGAGTGCATGGCAGACTCAAACGCTTGATGCTGCTGGCCGAAACAGGCTTCGATGGGTGCAACACAAGTTCATGGTGTACAACTACTGCTCTGACCGCAAACGATTCCCTCAAGGCGTCCCAGCCGAGTGCAAGCGTTCAAGGTTCTAG
- the LOC101304689 gene encoding probable xyloglucan endotransglucosylase/hydrolase protein 16-like, whose protein sequence is MSSSKVSVMLSLSAVLLSSLLAMAAAGNFYQDFDITFGEQRAKILNGGQLLTLDLDQYSGSGFKSKNEYLFGRIDMQIRLVAGNSAGTVTAYYLSSQGPTHDEIDFEFLGNSTGEPYTLHTNVFSQGKGNREQQFHLWFDPTKAFHTYSLVWNSQRIIFLVDNIPIRVFNNLESVGVPFPKNQPMRIYSSLWNADDWATQGGRVKTDWTHAPFTASYRNFKANACVAGSSSSSCGVTTSASTNSLTDQQRSWHNQGLDAAGRNRIRWVQQKFMVYNYCADLKRFPQGLPVECSRSRF, encoded by the exons ATGTCTTCCTCTAAGGTCTCAGTGATGCTCTCCCTCTCTGCTGTGTTGTTAAGTTCCCTCCTGGCCATGGCTGCTGCTGGCAATTTCTATCAAGACTTTGACATCACGTTCGGCGAACAACGTGCTAAGATACTCAACGGAGGACAGCTTCTCACACTCGACCTCGACCAGTATTCCGGATCTGGTTTCAAGTCCAAGAATGAATATTTGTTTGGAAGGATCGACATGCAAATCAGACTTGTTGCTGGCAACTCAGCTGGAACTGTCACTGCATATTAT TTGTCTTCTCAAGGTCCAACTCATGATGAAATCGATTTCGAGTTTCTGGGAAACTCAACTGGAGAACCCTACACTCTCCACACCAATGTGTTCAGCCAGGGAAAAGGGAACAGAGAGCAACAATTCCATCTTTGGTTTGATCCAACAAAGGCCTTCCACACCTACTCTCTTGTGTGGAACAGCCAACGAATTAT ATTCTTGGTGGATAACATTCCAATTAGAGTGTTCAACAACTTGGAGTCAGTTGGTGTTCCATTCCCCAAAAACCAACCGATGAGGATTTACTCCAGTCTGTGGAATGCTGATGACTGGGCTACACAAGGTGGGCGTGTCAAGACTGACTGGACTCATGCTCCTTTCACTGCCTCCTATAGAAACTTCAAGGCCAATGCTTGTGTCGCTGGCTCATCTTCATCATCATGCGGTGTCACCACTAGTGCTTCAACTAATTCCTTAACTGATCAACAGAGGTCATGGCACAATCAAGGTCTAGATGCCGCAGGCCGAAACAGGATTCGATGGGTGCAGCAGAAGTTCATGGTCTACAACTACTGTGCTGACCTAAAACGATTTCCCCAAGGTCTTCCGGTGGAATGTAGTCGATCAAGGTTCTAG
- the LOC101304984 gene encoding probable xyloglucan endotransglucosylase/hydrolase protein 15-like, with the protein MSSSKAFMMLLMLSVVSCNLLIMAASSSAGDFYRNIDVTFGDQRAKILDGGKLLTLNLDKTLGSGFRSKKEYLFGRIDIQMKLVPGNSAGTVTTYYLSSEGVTHDEIDFEFLGNSTGNPYTLHTNVFSQGKGEREQQFHLWFDPTKSFHTYSILWNTHRIIFFVDNIPIRVFDNLESIGVPFPKKQPMRIYSSLWNADDWATQGGLVKTDWAQAPFTASYRNLKANACLAGSSSSTCVSTTAEDKAWQNQALDAAGRKRLRWVQNKFMVYNYCSDRKRFPQGFPPECKRSRF; encoded by the exons ATGTCTTCTTCTAAGGCCTTCATGATGCTTCTAATGCTTTCTGTGGTCTCCTGTAATCTGTTAATAATGGCCGCTTCATCATCAGCTGGTGATTTCTACCGAAACATTGATGTTACATTTGGTGATCAACGCGCTAAGATACTCGACGGAGGAAAACTACTCACCCTCAACCTTGACAAGACTTTAGGGTCTGGCTTCCGGTCCAAAAAAGAGTACTTGTTTGGTAGGATCGACATTCAAATGAAGCTTGTGCCTGGTAACTCAGCTGGCACTGTCACCACATACTAT TTATCTTCTGAAGGTGTAACTCATGATGAGATTGATTTCGAGTTTTTGGGCAACTCGACTGGAAATCCTTACACACTCCATACCAATGTGTTCAGTCAGGGAAAAGGAGAAAGAGAACAGCAGTTCCATCTTTGGTTTGATCCTACAAAATCCTTCCACACTTACTCTATCCTTTGGAACACCCACCGCATTAT ATTTTTCGTGGACAACATTCCAATTAGGGTGTTCGACAATTTGGAATCAATTGGGGTTCCGTTCCCTAAAAAGCAACCAATGAGGATATACTCGAGTTTGTGGAATGCTGATGACTGGGCAACACAAGGTGGACTTGTGAAGACAGACTGGGCACAAGCTCCTTTCACTGCCTCGTACCGGAACTTAAAAGCCAATGCTTGTCTTGCTGGCTCATCATCATCTACTTGTGTCTCCACTACAGCAGAGGACAAAGCATGGCAGAACCAAGCCCTTGATGCTGCAGGTCGAAAGAGGCTTCGATGGGTGCAAAACAAGTTCATGGTTTACAACTACTGTTCTGATCGTAAACGATTCCCGCAAGGTTTTCCACCGGAATGCAAGCGGTCAAGGTTTTAG